A window of Komagataella phaffii GS115 chromosome 1, complete sequence contains these coding sequences:
- a CDS encoding Putative serine/threonine kinase: MSVVPYQKDLRVVWKHPDSRSVVLYSKEHQSFQYISLDRVDEVNGSDSDYFHSKNGSNQRRRSSTVCPRCGFNMSRSSPESMFNNNYFKLLANVQSNKLSEQEKDSHMNLLNSAIKFPSFKLNRSTFPDNLFSQGYFAKFFTELNVLGHGSNGVVLKVEHVLNDSCLGVFALKKISIGEKLSNLENVLNEVKILYQLTNADVQLGGNLVSYNHVWLEVDQPTDFGPKVPCVFILFEYCDGGDLESFIDRLKHPKLDIEQEKQYRRMVRKGLTAERGVHEPRSLNDVEIWKLFKDITNGVQQLHSSHILHRDLKPSNCLLKYRYEKEVTQLDEYNDIPKVMVSDFGEGTFDNIERSSSGYTGTLEFTAPEVFGSNYSRASDVYSLGLILYFLCFGDLPYKTQDIKREIQQYAKGESDLFTEIDVIRNDISKDWVKLILECCSLDADKRPSASEILANLNTIYLQLEAKQQNKEHPEPEAYGIHPPDSFNYPKFLAVIVNVLLLKVQQNTFKMVTCFIIGLSFHVTTKNMIMLSVLNALFSVLSIVYLNSN; this comes from the coding sequence ATGTCAGTCGTTCCGTACCAAAAGGACCTAAGGGTGGTTTGGAAGCATCCTGATTCCAGATCCGTAGTTCTCTACTCCAAAGAGCATCAGAGCTTCCAGTATATTTCTTTAGACAGAGTTGATGAAGTCAATGGATCAGATAGTGACTATTTTCACAGTAAAAACGGAAGTAACCAACGAAGAAGATCATCGACAGTATGTCCGAGATGTGGCTTTAATATGAGTAGATCATCTCCAGAATCCATGTTCAATAACAACTACTTCAAGCTGCTTGCAAACGTTCAAAGCAATAAACTATCAGagcaagaaaaagataGCCATATGAATTTGCTCAATAGCGCCATAAAGTTCCCATCCTTTAAATTGAACCGATCCACTTTTCCGGACAATCTATTCAGTCAGGGCTATTTTGCAAAGTTCTTCACAGAATTAAATGTTTTGGGGCATGGTAGTAACGGGGTGGTGCTCAAAGTTGAACATGTATTGAATGATTCATGTCTCGGGGTATTTgctctgaagaaaattAGTATTGGAGAGAAGCTCTCCAACCTTGAAAATGTTCTCAACGAGGTCAAGATATTATACCAGTTAACCAACGCAGATGTGCAATTAGGAGGCAACCTGGTTAGTTATAATCATGTCTGGCTGGAAGTTGATCAACCGACTGATTTCGGCCCAAAGGTCCCTTGTGTGTTCATCTTATTTGAATACTGTGATGGAGGAGATTTGGAAAGCTTCATTGATCGGCTTAAACACCCCAAGCTCGACATAGAACAGGAGAAACAATATAGAAGGATGGTAAGAAAGGGACTAACTGCAGAAAGAGGAGTACACGAGCCTCGGTCTCTTAACGACGTGGAGATTTGgaaactgttcaaagatATTACAAATGgtgttcaacaattgcaTTCTTCTCATATATTACACAGAGACTTAAAGCCATCTAATTGTCTATTAAAATACAGGTATGAAAAGGAGGTCACCCAGTTGGATGAGTATAATGACATTCCAAAAGTCATGGTGAGTGATTTTGGAGAGGGAACTTTTGACAATATCGAACGTTCCTCGTCAGGATACACCGGAACCTTAGAGTTCACCGCTCCAGAAGTGTTTGGCTCGAACTATTCACGAGCTAGTGATGTTTATTCTCTAGGATTGATCTTATATTTCTTGTGTTTCGGTGACCTTCCGTATAAAACACAGGATataaaaagagaaattcAACAATACGCTAAAGGAGAATCGGACCTCTTTACAGAAATTGATGTTATTAGGAACGAtatctccaaagattgggTCAAACTGATTCTTGAATGTTGCTCTTTAGACGCAGATAAACGGCCTTCAGCCTCAGAAATCTTGGCAAATTTGAATACTATTTACTTGCAATTGGAAGCCAAACAACAAAATAAAGAACATCCTGAGCCAGAAGCATACGGTATCCACCCTCCTGATTCGTTCAACTATCCAAAATTTCTTGCAGTGATTGTAAATGTGTTACTACTGAAGGTTCAACAAAACACATTCAAAATGGTAACATGTTTCATCATTGGCCTATCATTTCACGTTACAACCAAAAACATGATCATGCTAAGTGTGTTGAATGCGCTTTTTTCGGTGCTTTCGATTGTCTATCTTAACAGCAACTAG
- a CDS encoding Subunit of the Ssh1 translocon complex has translation MAGLRFLDIARPFVSWIPEVELPYENWGFDEKLIYSFFTAAIYLILSLPIYGVKSSEVVDPVPHLRSALGSEKGTLLELGLLPVITSAFILQLLAGWKVFKVNFDLVSDRILFQTLQKITSVVISIVYAVLLTFCDYFTPGVSTDNVLWSQFLIILQIVVVNFLVTLLVEVIDKDYGFSSGALLLLAVYSATNFVFGTIGLSTVNTSRSNESIGALIQLFRNLSSKPIGVAIYDSFFRVNLPNLTQFYLGIAIICVCLFLNNARYEVPIKPNKVRAMASAYPIKLLFNGSLPLLYTWTVLYNLNLIGFFVFKLTNFSLLGNFKVDPFGNNYYEITSGLLYLLTPTFNAEAGLLPNVAKPFVFIAFYVGVSTFFARSWSNINGSSGKDIAKFFKAQGISLLGKRDASVSKEFNTLVPVASASGAFLLSFPVAVAELLGGSGVPTSIGIGLLSGLAILETVLQEWQQSGGASQFSQYFQTS, from the coding sequence ATGGCGGGGTTGCGTTTTTTAGACATTGCAAGACCATTTGTCAGCTGGATCCCGGAAGTTGAACTTCCTTATGAAAACTGGGGGTTCGATGAAAAGCTGATTTACTCATTTTTCACTGCTGCCATCTATTTGATTCTGTCCCTGCCTATATACGGTGTCAAATCCTCTGAAGTCGTGGACCCAGTTCCCCATTTGCGTTCTGCCTTAGGGAGTGAGAAGGGAACATTGCTGGAGCTTGGGTTACTGCCTGTGATTACTTCGGCATTTATCTTGCAGTTGTTGGCTGgttggaaagttttcaaagtaaaCTTTGATCTGGTTAGTGACAGAATATTGTTCCAAACTTTGCAAAAGATCACTTCAGTCGTTATCAGCATCGTATATGCTGTTCTTCTCACATTTTGTGACTACTTTACTCCAGGTGTGTCCACTGATAACGTCTTGTGGTCCCAATTTCTGATCATCTTACAGATAGTGGTGGTCAACTTCTTGGTTACTCTACTCGTTGAAGTCATTGACAAGGATTACGGATTTTCTTCAGGAGCTCTATTGTTGCTTGCGGTTTATTCCGCCACCAACTTCGTTTTTGGCACGATTGGTCTTAGCACCGTCAACACCTCCAGATCGAACGAATCTATTGGTGCTCTGATTCAATTATTCCGCAATTTGAGCTCTAAACCAATTGGTGTTGCCATATATGACTCCTTCTTCAGAGTAAACCTTCCTAACTTGACTCAATTTTATCTGGGGATTGCCATTATTTGTGTTTGTCTGTTCTTGAATAATGCAAGATACGAAGTACCAATTAAGCCAAACAAGGTTCGTGCCATGGCCTCAGCTTACCCAATCAAGCTACTTTTCAATGGTTCTTTGCCACTTCTGTACACGTGGACTGTGCTGTACAACTTGAACCTTATTGGtttctttgtcttcaaGCTTAccaacttttctcttttaGGGAACTTCAAAGTGGACCCATTCGGCAACAACTACTACGAAATTACATCTGGACTGCTGTATTTATTGACTCCTACTTTCAACGCTGAAGCTGGACTTTTACCCAATGTTGCTAAGCCATTTGTTTTCATTGCCTTCTATGTTGGTGTTAGCACTTTCTTTGCTAGATCGTGGTCCAACATTAACGGGTCGTCAGGCAAGGACATTgccaagtttttcaaggCTCAAGGAATCTCATTGTTAGGAAAAAGAGATGCCTCTGTGTCTAAAGAGTTTAACACCCTAGTTCCTGTTGCTTCTGCCTCTGGAGCTTTCCTATTGTCTTTTCCAGTTGCCGTCGCTGAGTTATTGGGTGGCTCTGGTGTTCCAACCTCTATCGGAATCGGTCTTTTGAGTGGTTTGGCtattttggaaactgttTTGCAAGAATGGCAACAGTCTGGAGGTGCCTCACAGTTCTCCCAATACTTCCAGACTTCTTAG
- a CDS encoding Putative S-adenosylmethionine-dependent methyltransferase of the seven beta-strand family: MTEHNGDDPKQVDSLINYDDALKYWNSVPASVDGVLGGYGETTSVPKADVVGSMTFLRKLKSRFSNDPDKIKYGIDFGAGIGRVTRDFLHKVCDKVDLLEPVKPFVDQMRVELQTLMEQGKIGDIYEIPMQDWKPEESRYSLIWCQWCCGHLPDPAFLEWLNKCKTAIQKDGLLVIKENNTTTDEDMFDDTDSSKTRSDTNFRRLFAEAGWKLISVDRQKGVPRELYPIRMYALKPE, translated from the coding sequence ATGACAGAACATAATGGGGATGACCCTAAACAGGTGGACAGTTTGATCAACTATGACGATGCCCTGAAATACTGGAACAGCGTCCCAGCATCTGTCGACGGAGTTTTGGGTGGGTACGGTGAGACAACTTCGGTTCCAAAAGCAGATGTTGTTGGATCGATGACCTTTTTAAGAAAGTTAAAGAGTCGTTTCTCTAACGATCctgacaaaatcaaataTGGTATAGACTTTGGTGCCGGTATTGGCCGCGTGACAAGAGATTTTCTGCATAAAGTTTGTGATAAGGTTGATTTATTGGAACCAGTTAAACCATTTGTCGACCAGATGAGGGTGGAACTACAAACACTGATGGAACAAGGTAAGATAGGAGACATTTATGAAATTCCCATGCAAGACTGGAAACCAGAGGAGTCTCGATACTCTCTGATATGGTGTCAATGGTGCTGCGGTCATCTCCCAGACCCGGCATTTTTGGAGTGGCTAAATAAGTGCAAGACAGCCATCCAGAAGGATGGACTCCTAGtgataaaagaaaacaataCAACTACAGATGAAGATATGTTTGATGACACAGACAGCTCAAAGACCCGTTCAGACACAAATTTCAGAAGACTGTTTGCTGAGGCAGGTTGGAAATTGATCAGTGTAGACCGTCAAAAAGGTGTCCCAAGAGAATTGTATCCAATCCGTATGTATGCCCTGAAACCGGAATAA